Proteins encoded together in one Anaerolineae bacterium window:
- the lysS gene encoding lysine--tRNA ligase: MDKTNDIVEQRRKKIEDLKKKNINPFPNDFIVTDTVKDVVNETEKAPDSITENDPVFTLAGRMMAINRFGKAAFVRFRDRTGQLQAYISKDRVGDEAFSLFKQLDIGDFIGIKGGMFKTKTGEWTQLANEIKLVCKAIRPLPEKFHGLKDPEKRYRQRYIDLIMNSNVRDIFVKRSKIVQEIREFLLKRDFLEVETPMMQPIPGGAEATPFKTYHNALGMNLFLRIAPELYLKRLVIGGFEKVFELNRNFRNEGVSTRHNPEFTMLEFYQAYATYNDLMNLTEEMLRAAAINVTGSTLITYRGHSIDLGRKWRRIPLLEAMEEIGGIDPGLLDNREKLLDFAASKGIYITQKTGAKSARLGKIIAKLFDVLVEPKLIQPTYITGYPVEISPLSRKSDNDPTLTDRFELFIAGHEIANGFSELNDPDDQKERFLQQVADREAGDEEAHCMDEDYIKALEYGMPPTAGEGIGIDRLAMIFTDSASIREVILFPHMKSEKNDTAII; this comes from the coding sequence ATGGACAAAACAAACGATATTGTTGAGCAACGAAGAAAGAAGATTGAAGACTTAAAAAAGAAAAATATTAATCCTTTTCCAAACGATTTTATTGTAACAGACACAGTAAAAGATGTTGTCAATGAGACAGAAAAAGCGCCTGATTCCATTACGGAAAATGACCCTGTTTTTACCCTTGCAGGACGTATGATGGCAATAAACCGATTCGGCAAGGCCGCCTTTGTAAGATTCAGGGATCGCACAGGACAGCTTCAGGCATATATCAGCAAAGACAGGGTTGGCGATGAAGCATTTTCTCTGTTCAAACAGCTCGATATCGGGGATTTTATCGGCATAAAAGGAGGAATGTTTAAGACTAAAACAGGAGAGTGGACTCAACTTGCTAATGAAATAAAACTTGTTTGCAAGGCAATAAGACCTCTTCCTGAAAAATTTCATGGGCTTAAAGATCCTGAAAAACGTTATCGCCAGCGCTACATTGATTTGATAATGAATTCTAATGTGCGTGATATATTTGTGAAACGCAGCAAAATTGTCCAGGAGATACGCGAATTTCTACTTAAGCGTGATTTTCTTGAAGTAGAAACTCCAATGATGCAACCAATTCCTGGAGGCGCGGAAGCCACGCCGTTTAAAACATACCATAATGCTCTGGGGATGAATCTGTTTTTGCGTATTGCTCCTGAGTTGTATTTAAAGCGTCTTGTCATAGGCGGCTTTGAAAAGGTTTTCGAGCTTAACAGAAATTTCAGAAATGAGGGGGTTTCAACACGCCATAATCCTGAATTTACCATGCTTGAGTTTTACCAGGCATATGCTACTTATAACGATTTGATGAATTTGACCGAAGAAATGTTAAGGGCTGCGGCTATAAATGTTACAGGCTCCACGCTAATAACATACCGTGGACATAGTATCGATCTGGGACGTAAATGGCGTCGCATACCTTTATTAGAGGCTATGGAGGAAATCGGAGGCATTGATCCGGGCCTGCTTGATAACAGGGAAAAACTGCTTGATTTTGCCGCCTCAAAAGGCATCTACATAACACAAAAAACAGGAGCAAAAAGCGCTCGTTTGGGGAAAATTATTGCAAAACTGTTTGATGTTTTAGTGGAACCAAAGCTGATTCAACCCACATATATTACCGGATATCCGGTTGAAATCTCCCCTCTTTCCAGAAAAAGCGACAATGACCCCACTCTAACCGACCGTTTTGAACTTTTCATCGCCGGGCATGAAATCGCCAATGGATTTTCCGAGCTTAATGATCCTGACGACCAGAAAGAGCGTTTTCTTCAACAGGTCGCAGACAGGGAAGCAGGAGATGAAGAGGCCCATTGTATGGATGAAGATTATATTAAAGCATTGGAATACGGCATGCCTCCAACTGCCGGCGAAGGAATAGGAATAGACAGGCTTGCGATGATTTTTACCGATTCTGCTTCCATACGTGAGGTTATTCTTTTTCCGCACATGAAGAGCGAGAAAAATGACACCGCTATTATTTAA
- a CDS encoding type II secretion system F family protein, whose translation MPVYLWQGKDSKKRVRKGEMEALSEEAVLANLTKIKIVSAKIKEKPKDVFENIAFMQPKVVQADVILFCRQFSTMIDAGLPIIQCLDILHSQQDNKTFKKMLKEIKGAVEGGETLADALKKYPKVFDDLFVNMIAAGEAGGILDVILSRLSAYMEKAAKLKAKIKGAMTYPIVTMIIAVIVVAIIMVFVIPVFEEMFTGMGGALPAPTQIVVNMSRFIKGNILYIIAAIVFIIFAFKRFYKTDKGHVLIDDLSLRLPVMGMLLRKGAVSKFTRTMSTMLSSGVSILDALDIVAKTAGNRTIEAAVYDVRSGISEGRTMSDPLSESGVFPSMVCQMISVGESTGALDEMLKKIADFYDEEVDQAVENITALIEPFMLVFLGVVIGGLVVSMYLPIFKMAAAMG comes from the coding sequence ATGCCGGTCTATTTGTGGCAAGGTAAAGACAGTAAAAAACGGGTCCGAAAGGGTGAAATGGAGGCTTTGAGCGAAGAAGCTGTCCTGGCAAATCTTACCAAAATTAAAATTGTTTCCGCAAAGATTAAAGAAAAACCAAAAGATGTTTTTGAAAATATCGCCTTTATGCAGCCCAAGGTTGTCCAGGCTGATGTTATACTTTTTTGCCGACAATTTTCTACAATGATCGATGCTGGTCTTCCGATAATCCAGTGCCTTGATATACTCCATTCACAACAGGACAATAAAACATTTAAAAAAATGTTAAAAGAGATAAAAGGTGCTGTGGAAGGTGGCGAAACCCTTGCCGATGCTTTAAAAAAGTATCCCAAAGTGTTTGACGATCTTTTTGTGAACATGATCGCAGCAGGTGAAGCCGGTGGTATCCTTGATGTCATCTTGAGCCGGCTTTCAGCTTACATGGAGAAAGCGGCAAAACTTAAAGCCAAAATAAAAGGGGCTATGACCTATCCGATAGTAACCATGATTATAGCTGTGATCGTGGTCGCTATAATCATGGTTTTTGTTATTCCGGTATTTGAGGAGATGTTTACAGGGATGGGCGGAGCCCTTCCTGCGCCGACTCAAATCGTTGTGAATATGAGCAGATTTATTAAGGGGAACATACTGTATATAATCGCCGCCATAGTCTTTATAATATTTGCATTCAAAAGATTTTATAAAACAGATAAAGGGCATGTCCTGATTGATGACCTGTCTCTCAGGTTGCCGGTAATGGGGATGCTGCTGCGCAAGGGCGCTGTTTCCAAGTTTACACGCACCATGAGCACAATGCTAAGCAGCGGGGTTTCAATTCTGGACGCTCTTGATATTGTCGCAAAAACAGCAGGTAACAGAACAATTGAAGCAGCCGTATATGATGTTCGTTCCGGTATTTCCGAAGGCCGCACAATGTCCGATCCTCTCTCTGAAAGCGGGGTTTTCCCGTCAATGGTATGCCAGATGATATCGGTAGGAGAATCTACAGGAGCGCTGGATGAAATGTTGAAAAAGATTGCGGACTTTTATGATGAAGAGGTTGACCAGGCAGTGGAAAACATAACCGCATTGATAGAGCCGTTCATGCTGGTATTTCTTGGTGTTGTCATTGGAGGCCTCGTTGTTTCAATGTACCTCCCCATATTCAAGATGGCGGCTGCTATGGGTTGA
- a CDS encoding radical SAM protein — protein sequence MKKSGYKYIFGPVPSRRLGISLGVDIMPHKTCSLNCVYCECGRTTDLTIKRAEYTPVEFIREELKDFLSDNPKLDFITFSGSGEPTLHTGINEIVDFIKADYPQYKLALLTNSTLFSQSNVIEQVLGMDIIIASLDAATEKIFIRINRPHPDLDFKQIIDGLICLRKNFSGQLWMEFFLVPGINDSEIELKKIKNLLTNVKPDKIQINTLDRPGTESWVKPVGKERLIDINRFLSGFEVIKDFTPEKNSFVLKENDFSRFLSTLKRRPCTDKDASQILGIHVNNVRSCLEPLIKSGKIEKKEMPRGVFYIAK from the coding sequence ATGAAAAAGTCCGGTTACAAATATATTTTTGGGCCTGTTCCTTCAAGGCGGCTCGGCATATCACTTGGTGTAGATATCATGCCGCATAAAACATGCAGCCTTAATTGTGTTTACTGCGAGTGTGGAAGAACAACCGATTTAACCATAAAAAGGGCTGAATATACGCCTGTGGAGTTTATACGGGAAGAGCTAAAAGATTTTCTGTCAGACAATCCAAAACTGGATTTTATTACCTTTTCAGGTTCAGGTGAACCAACATTGCATACAGGTATCAATGAAATCGTCGATTTCATAAAAGCGGATTATCCTCAATATAAGTTGGCATTACTTACAAACAGCACACTTTTTTCTCAAAGCAATGTCATAGAACAGGTCCTTGGTATGGATATTATTATTGCGTCACTTGATGCCGCAACTGAAAAAATTTTTATCAGAATAAACAGACCGCATCCAGACCTTGATTTTAAACAGATCATCGACGGATTAATCTGTTTAAGGAAAAATTTTTCCGGACAGCTCTGGATGGAATTTTTTTTGGTGCCCGGCATAAATGATAGCGAGATTGAGCTTAAAAAGATAAAGAACCTGTTGACCAATGTAAAACCCGATAAAATTCAGATTAATACGCTTGACAGGCCGGGAACTGAAAGCTGGGTAAAGCCGGTCGGCAAAGAACGATTAATAGATATAAATAGATTTTTATCCGGGTTTGAAGTTATTAAGGATTTTACTCCTGAAAAAAATAGCTTTGTACTAAAAGAAAATGATTTCAGCAGATTTTTGTCTACATTAAAACGCAGGCCATGCACAGATAAAGATGCGTCGCAAATTTTAGGCATTCACGTCAATAATGTAAGAAGCTGTCTTGAACCTCTGATAAAAAGCGGAAAAATCGAAAAAAAAGAGATGCCAAGGGGTGTTTTTTATATAGCAAAGTGA
- a CDS encoding lipoprotein-releasing ABC transporter permease subunit, whose product MTFEYFIGNRYLRVKQTFISLITFLSIAGITIGVMALIIVIAVMSGAESEFRSRILGVESHVMVMRYGSAFTDYRRIIKDVEKIDGVETASPYVFSQIMLRSSSGVSGAVLRGIDPGSAGQAIKSLDKAFLEQRLTKNQDAGTSAFVPGIILGQELARNLGVMENDIIYLISPRGMIAPVGHIPAMKRFRVTGLFESGMYEYDTSLAYVHIKDAQSILHIGDSVTNIGVRVTDIYKADNIAENIAANLNRKYKTGSYWARDWMQMNRNLFSALKLEKKAMFIILTLIVLVAAFNIASSLIMMVMEKTKDIAILKAMGATDKSIRRIFVFKGMIVGLAGTVLGMCLGLAGCILLEHYKFIKLPGDVYYFTTLPVKLEALDVFVIVSAAMIICYLATLYPARQASKLNPVEAIRYG is encoded by the coding sequence ATGACTTTTGAATATTTCATAGGCAACCGCTATCTGAGGGTAAAACAAACCTTCATTTCATTAATTACATTCCTTTCCATAGCAGGCATTACTATAGGTGTCATGGCCCTTATTATAGTAATTGCCGTTATGTCCGGCGCGGAGTCTGAATTCAGGTCCCGTATCCTTGGCGTTGAATCGCATGTTATGGTAATGCGTTACGGCAGTGCTTTTACAGATTACCGTCGGATAATTAAAGATGTTGAAAAAATTGATGGAGTGGAAACAGCATCCCCTTATGTTTTCAGTCAGATTATGCTTCGTTCATCATCCGGGGTATCAGGGGCTGTTTTAAGGGGGATAGATCCCGGATCTGCGGGACAGGCAATAAAAAGTCTTGATAAAGCTTTTCTGGAACAAAGATTAACAAAAAATCAGGATGCAGGCACATCCGCCTTTGTGCCGGGAATTATTTTAGGCCAGGAGCTTGCCCGGAATTTAGGTGTAATGGAAAACGATATTATTTATCTGATTTCACCGCGTGGAATGATTGCTCCTGTCGGGCATATACCTGCAATGAAACGATTCAGGGTAACAGGCCTTTTTGAGTCCGGGATGTATGAATATGATACATCTCTTGCGTATGTACACATAAAGGATGCACAGTCTATCCTGCATATCGGAGACTCGGTAACCAATATCGGTGTCCGTGTAACTGATATTTACAAGGCAGATAATATAGCGGAAAATATTGCGGCAAATCTTAACCGGAAATATAAAACCGGGTCATATTGGGCTAGGGACTGGATGCAGATGAATCGCAACCTTTTTTCCGCGCTTAAACTTGAAAAAAAGGCCATGTTTATTATTTTGACTCTTATCGTTCTTGTCGCCGCCTTTAACATCGCGAGCTCACTTATTATGATGGTTATGGAAAAAACAAAAGATATCGCTATCTTAAAGGCCATGGGTGCAACCGATAAGAGCATTAGAAGGATTTTTGTATTCAAAGGGATGATTGTCGGCTTAGCAGGCACAGTTTTAGGGATGTGTCTGGGGCTGGCAGGATGTATATTGCTTGAGCACTACAAGTTCATCAAGCTTCCGGGCGATGTATACTATTTTACCACCCTGCCTGTAAAACTTGAGGCATTAGATGTTTTTGTTATCGTGTCTGCTGCCATGATAATCTGTTATCTGGCTACACTCTATCCGGCACGTCAGGCCTCAAAGCTTAACCCTGTTGAGGCAATCCGCTATGGTTGA